Genomic window (Enoplosus armatus isolate fEnoArm2 chromosome 22, fEnoArm2.hap1, whole genome shotgun sequence):
tgtacattttcccCCGTTTGTTTTCTTGCTAACACTAGCTCTTAACTAGTGTTTCCCctagtgttgttttttttatactttacttgtcaataatttaattcattaatctCATCACTGCTGTACTCATAACCTCCAAAATCCATAATACTTTACAGTTGTGGGTGTAACAGAAAACTGAatctaataaaaataaatggaattaagaaatacatgaaacaaagttcaagttaaaaaaaaaaaaagcagttaaatGGAGCACACCAATAGTTATTAAAGTGTGGGGACAGACGAGACGCTTCTTCATTTGAACCACATTgttagtttattttttaatgctCATGTTGATTTTGAATTATAATAATTTCCGACAGCCCATGAAGGCCTCAACAGTCacgtgaaacacacacagaaagacggAAATGCTGCTGAGCTTCAACTTGTAGAAACAGAAGAATAAGAACAAGAATGGTGAGTTCTGGTGTTTTTAATATTACTGTTTCATATAAAGTTATGTGAACTCTCACTGCGACGTTTTAGTGACTCGGAGTCTACAGTTCATCAAAAATCGCTGGCACTGATTAGCCTGTTAGCAGGTAGCCTGCTCAACCTGATCCTTTCTGTGGTTTTCAGACGACAGCAGCTTTGACTGCGGGTCTGGAGCGGATCCCGGATCAGCTCGGTTACCTGGTCATCAGCGAGGACGGAGTTCTGGCCGTGAGTGTCACCTACTTGAGATAAAACACTTGACCAAACCCCATTCAACTTTCTGTCCTATTAATATTAACTTTAACGCTGATTAATCTGCACGTTGTAGCCTATATCAAAAGATGAGGCGGTTTCTGAATCGGTAGGAACTACTGTAGAATTCACTTTGCTGGCTGGATTATTTATATGCCAGTGTGATATTTGGCCATCCCTTGCTCGAAATTGTTTTCAGACAACTTCTTCAAAGGAGTAGTAGAGATGAATATGTAAAATtgacagatttttttaatgaagtttgGTGTGAGGCTTATTTTAATCACAGTGAGGCATATACTGGGGTTACTGACACAATAACTCCAAAACTCGGTTCAAATACCTATCAATTTAATCTTCCCGTAGATACCTGTAAATGTGTACCTAGTATAACAAATTTTAAAACGATGTATGAATTGAAAGGAGCTACTGGTGAGTCCACCATTCATAATTTCCCAAATAAGGGTTTGATTTAACTAATATCAAATTGATGGCTGGCCATTACAAGATGCAGGGAGTTAAACCAAATagtcatatttaatattttgagtACGTTTCTATGAGGAATTAATAACTTTAAgctgcttgattttttttttaatagtgttTGGTGTTGGAATTAcgtattatttttaaataaaaagtgaaaaagtgaattCAGCAGTAACAAAACTACTACATCTTCATAGCAATTAATAGAtaagaaaatgttaaattgattaaattttgaatggagtttggtgtgtAGTATGTCAAACATGTACATCACAAGACACGTGAAGATATtctcatttataaaatattatagATATCCTGATAAAGTTTCAGCTTTCATGAGTCCAGCCAGACTCATTTTCATCCTGCTGGGACCATTGTGActtttgacctctgaccccatgTTCCCTCCTCATTAGTCTGCAGGTGAGCTGGAGAACGATGAACATACAGCAGGAGTGATGATGCAGATGATTCGAACAGCGAGTCGATTCAGGTTACCTGGATCAGCTGAGCCACCCTTCAAACGCATGTCAGGTAACACACATTCTCAGGTACAGACAGTCTGCAGGTAACTCTCTGACCTGAAGATAAACCCTCTCACCTGGACTGACCTGTGGTCTGCTTTTTGTCCTCAGTGATTCTGGAGGATTTCGTTTACACTGTGACAGTTTCTGGTCAGAAAGTTTTTGTGGTCAAACGTCAGAATAACCAGCAGGAACCAATCAACATctagagacagacacacaggaagtgaggtgGAGGTCAAGTGGTCTGATgatgaaggtcagaggtcatcagAGCGATCTGCCGCTGGAAGTCGGATGCGTTTCTAACTCTGTGAAACTCAGCTTGTGTTTGATTTGCATAAAGTTTTGTATGTTTGAATGTTGTGTATTTAACCTGTATGACTGagaataaaatgatataaaactcactgattgtttttatctctgcagtttgtctcaCGTTAGTTTCAGCTGATAAATGTTTAGAAGGGTTTTCTTAAATTCAGTTTCAGATCGTTTCAGAtcacacagcagtgacagcacgcccacgaagAAGAGTGACGCCTCGTCCATCCGCTTAGCCTGTGTGAGTTAttcgaccgctctgctcaggactgctcttccaagtttttggaggttgttcagtttgcctcacagaaagagctttttctgttgtgaaggaaagttggttagtttcttgatggactgatggcttttacttttttctaACTGAGCTTACAGCAGCTACTGTTAGCGGTTAAtttaaagctatctgtccatcaggaaactccataAACCACCaaagttgaggcagagcagctggaggacatcaggggcaaaacagaaaatattttcgccacaaaatatgatttagtttcaccaaaatcagtgaataaagttataaaagttgtgttcttgtctcatttgtggtctgataaacagtaagttcatccAATTCAATGCCTTGTATCGCTATTTTTCAGTTACTGTAGGGAGAGGATGGAGCGGTGTGGGCTATGCTCAGGGCTCATAGGCTTCAGGGAAATTGACCAATCAGGAGATGGTcttttttgggggtggggggggtgaactgaggggctgcatggagggccagtataagatgaATTAGGACTtattgaactgtgaatcatacaaagctactctagtggagtcccagaataaaatataatgctgaaatgagcaaaataggtcccctttaaaataaCTCAATAACTTTCAGTCTGTTAATAGACTGAATTGAGAGACAATTcttgttttcactcttttacAGTACTTGCTGCATTATATAaattactgttactgtttttatAACTAATCACTCTATAATTCTTTGCTTTTACTCTGAAGGCCAGGCTTACTTCGTTGGCAAGACTGTTGGTAGGCTCTGAGTCATAGACAAGCTTCATAGGCTATGATGGTTAACAGAACCTGTCAGTCAAAGTCAACCTTCCATTGTAAAGTACTGATTTACAATCATGTTAAGAATAACGTTACGATCCGTAATGTTCCCatgttttatttggaccattgccTCCATGATCGCTTGCCGTTTGCAAATTACTTTATCAGCTAATGTTACAAAGCAACCAATCACAGATCCATGCTACGTAGCTAAGTGACAGCCAGCTGGCTAATTTATCTTAGCTTAGGTTACAGTTAGCTAGTCGTCCACTCCTGCCTTGCATTGCATTGCTCTCGACTAGTAGAAAGCAATCGTAGGTAATACACCTTTGCTTTGCACCGTTACATCATtcattgttggctaaaatcaacgtTTGTCATAACACATCAGTTAGTACCATAGATCTCTTTACCTGATAATTTGGCAAGCGAGCCAACTAACATATCCATTCATATAGTATTTTGCTAGCTACAACGTTAGCAAGCAGGCAAAGGTTGGCCAGCCAGCTGTAACTTAGCGTCGCTGCATGGATCTAGCAATGGTTGCTTTGTAGTCTCGCATGGCCCAGcccatcatcattctgggatagaaGATGAAAACGCtatggcttgtttgtttttctttaaacgaATCACACAATCGTCTTAAGCAGCGCTGAGgtcaggatgcagcgacggtgccgcTGCAAAATAgtgtccgggggggggggggggggcttgttttggtggaacatttgcacgtggCGAGGCGGTATTACAATGGTTATACCTCTGCTAAAGAAAACGCCgcataaaatagtaaacaacGTATGTAGACTTTGTGATTTCACAACTTTTACTattaaaaaaggcaaacataACTTGGTCATCGGTGTCCctgaggtgaagcctacctacactagctctggaggagctcattggacccgttaaaaccaccgGCTTTGAAAACAGTCATGTGCAGTTAGCGGAGGGGGAGGAGACTtgcagcctacatccggtgagtcagaccaGTTACTTTGTAACGTTAGCTGATAAAGTAATTTGCAAACAGCAAGCTAGCCAATTCACCAACCATCAACACGTATGATGTGTTCAAATACCAACTGGTCGtgttaaaacaagaaaatgttctttataactaaataaatatgcaaatatttattaaatatttga
Coding sequences:
- the lamtor4 gene encoding ragulator complex protein LAMTOR4, with the translated sequence MTTAALTAGLERIPDQLGYLVISEDGVLASAGELENDEHTAGVMMQMIRTASRFRLPGSAEPPFKRMSVILEDFVYTVTVSGQKVFVVKRQNNQQEPINI